From a region of the Mercurialis annua linkage group LG1-X, ddMerAnnu1.2, whole genome shotgun sequence genome:
- the LOC126666357 gene encoding uncharacterized protein LOC126666357 produces MLDQNPNISQQKNHQHFSNHVISDSYDSYGAINYKARAQRTAQNYATYQSWSPIADFGAEKRLIQDENDDSGVCSPPLWRTSPPQNQYRNLSPSSRTQAIARGQKELMEMVSKMPEGCYELSLKDIVEHSQVNNFNHEGVKEESFSKERSSNVSSEDQIIKIKKKLSNERKMKMNRSGSVENNGGFLLKMVFPVSWNSRNKKKKSNNIKKIKKSESFAMNGDNNSERVSPRPLLIDGSGEKGEESEWWKKRIVEKEESDDQSGGFSSINSRSSKSSGCNSSRSSSRNSSGRQGRGGCWSFFMMKREQKAE; encoded by the exons ATGTTAGATCAAAACCCAAATATTTCTCAACAAAAAAACCATCAACAtttctcaaatcatgtcataagtGACAGTTATGACAGTTATGGTGCAATAAATTACAAAGCTAGAGCTCAAAGAACAGCCCAAAATTATGCAACTTACCAATCTTGGAGCCCCATAGCTGATTTTGGAGCAGAAAAAAGGCTTATTCAAGACGAGAATGATGACTCGGGTGTTTGTTCACCACCTTTATGGAGAACAAGTCCACCACAAAATCAATACAGAAATCTCTCTCCATCTTCAAGAACTCAAGCTATTGCTAGAGGCCAAAAAGAGCTCATGGAAATGGTGAGTAAAATGCCTGAGGGATGTTATGAATTATCTTTAAAAGATATAGTGGAGCACAGTCAGgtaaataattttaatcatGAGGGTGTTAAAGAAGAAAGTTTTAGTAAAGAGAGGAGTAGTAACGTTAGCAGTGAGGAtcagattataaaaataaagaaaaaactgAGTAATGaaaggaaaatgaaaatgaatagAAGTGGGAGTGTAGAGAATAACGGAGGGTTTCTTTTAAAAATGGTGTTTCCAGTTTCTTGGAATTCaagaaacaagaaaaagaagagcaataatatcaagaaaatcaagaaaagtGAGAGTTTTGCAATGAATGGTGATAATAATAGTGAGAGGGTGTCTCCAAGGCCTTTGTTAATCGATGGATCTGGTGAAAAAGGTGAAGAATCTGAGTGGTGGAAGAAGAGAATTGTGGAGAAAGAAGAGAGTGATGATCAGAGTGGTGGGTTTAGTAGTATTAATAGCAGAAGTTCTAAAAGCAGTGGCTGTAACAGCAGTAGAAGTAGCAGCAGAAACAGCAGTGGCAG GCAAGGAAGAGGTGGTTGCTGGTCTTTCTTTATGATGAAGAGAGAGCAGAAGGCAGAATAA
- the LOC126664842 gene encoding pentatricopeptide repeat-containing protein At1g43980, mitochondrial — protein MYHLLKQTDRVSYCSRIIDHCLSLKSVTLAKTVHAQLIKVGLNSHTFLGNRYLDLYSKLFDSVDNVLKVFDDISCKNTISWNICLKGMINIGRLESARLLFDEMPERDVVSWNSMISGFASLGYVNSALGTFGKMQNMGVRPSEFTYSIMVSLVSDALLGKELHASMIRSGLSMLNVVLGNSLIDMYGRLGHIDYAFGVFLTMVEVDVITWNSLITGCCKSGYGDLALSQFCLMRSLGFSSDEFTCSAVITSCCNLRNLDKGKQIFAFCLKVGFLCNTIVSSAAIDLFSKCNRLEDSVQLFEELDQRDSALCNSMISSYVGHGFEEKALQIFVDSLRADIRPTEFTISSVLSSISSFPADQGTQIHSLAVKLGLESDAIVASSLVEMYAKFGLIDYAIDIFKNMMIRDLISWNTMIMGLTHNGRVPEALGTFNELLSTGPPPDRMTVAGILLACSYGGFLDEGVSIFSLMHESHGITPGNEHYSCIVDLLCQTGRVDDAMSIVEAMPYEPDSLIWRLILNACAIHGDLRLMEIVAERLLEVEPLLSLPYLVLARIYEKRGQWEAMVRVKRIMEMKKVKTVIGCSWIGLKNNVYVFSADQLQHHGGKNIYSLLRLIDWEVENEGYFCLLKTK, from the coding sequence ATGTACCATTTACTGAAGCAAACTGATAGAGTATCCTATTGTTCTCGAATCATAGACCATTGTTTATCACTAAAGTCGGTAACTTTAGCTAAAACTGTCCATGCCCAGTTGATAAAAGTTGGATTGAATAGTCATACTTTTCTGGGTAATCGTTATCTTGACCTGTACTCCAAGCTTTTTGACTCTGTTGATAATGTCTTGAAAGTGTTTGATGATATATCTTGTAAAAATACTATATCTTGGAACATTTGCTTGAAGGGTATGATAAATATTGGCCGGTTGGAGAGTGCACGGTTGCTGTTTGATGAAATGCCTGAGAGAGATGTGGTTAGTTGGAATTCCATGATTTCTGGGTTTGCTTCACTTGGCTACGTAAATTCTGCATTGGGAACTTTTGGGAAGATGCAAAATATGGGGGTTAGACCAAGTGAGTTTACTTACTCAATTATGGTGTCTTTAGTGTCTGATGCTCTTCTTGGTAAGGAACTTCATGCTAGCATGATTCGGAGTGGACTGAGCATGTTGAATGTTGTGCTTGGAAATTCATTAATTGACATGTATGGGAGGCTTGGCCATATTGATTATGCTTTTGGAGTGTTTTTGACAATGGTAGAGGTGGATGTTATTACATGGAATTCATTGATTACAGGGTGTTGTAAATCAGGATATGGAGACTTAGCATTAAGTCAATTTTGTTTAATGAGGTCCTTGGGTTTTTCATCTGATGAGTTTACATGTTCCGCGGTAATCACTTCGTGCTGTAATTTGCGAAATTTGGACAAGGGTAAGCAGATTTTTGCTTTCTGTCTCAAGGTGGGATTTCTTTGTAATACCATTGTATCAAGTGCTGCTATTGACCTGTTTTCCAAATGCAACAGATTGGAGGATTCAGTGCAGCTTTTTGAGGAACTAGATCAAAGGGACTCCGCACTTTGCAATTCTATGATATCAAGTTATGTTGGGCATGGTTTTGAGGAGAAGGCTCTCCAAATTTTTGTGGATTCCTTGAGGGCGGATATCAGGCCTACCGAGTTCACAATCAGCAGTGTTTTAAGCTCGATCTCCAGTTTTCCAGCAGATCAAGGTACGCAGATCCATTCCTTGGCGGTCAAATTGGGTTTGGAGTCGGATGCTATTGTTGCTAGCTCACTTGTAGAGATGTATGCTAAATTTGGATTGATTGATTACGCAATTGATATCTTTAAGAACATGATGATAAGAGATTTGATATCGTGGAATACAATGATAATGGGTTTGACTCATAATGGCAGAGTACCCGAGGCCCTCGGAACTTTTAATGAATTACTAAGTACTGGCCCACCACCAGATCGAATGACAGTAGCGGGAATCTTATTAGCTTGCAGCTATGGGGGTTTTCTTGATGAGGGAGTGAGTATATTTTCGTTGATGCACGAGAGCCATGGAATTACTCCTGGCAATGAGCATTACTCTTGCATTGTGGACTTATTGTGTCAAACTGGTAGGGTTGATGATGCGATGAGTATAGTAGAAGCAATGCCTTATGAACCCGATTCGTTGATTTGGAGATTGATACTCAACGCTTGTGCAATTCATGGAGACCTGAGACTGATGGAGATAGTAGCGGAGAGGTTACTGGAGGTGGAACCACTATTATCTCTTCCTTATCTGGTACTGGCTCGAATATACGAGAAGAGGGGTCAATGGGAAGCCATGGTTCGAGTTAAACGAATCATGGAAATGAAAAAGGTGAAGACGGTTATTGGATGCAGTTGGATTGGATTGAAAAACAATGTATATGTATTCAGTGCAGATCAATTGCAGCATCATGGAGGCAAAAACATATATTCCTTGTTAAGATTGATCGACTGGGAGGTAGAAAATGAAGGTTACTTTTGTCTGCTGAAGACCAAATGA
- the LOC126664841 gene encoding putative pentatricopeptide repeat-containing protein At1g77010, mitochondrial, with protein MDVELQSVARSLQSLNAQSSIYQGKQIHLLFLKKGLINSTLSLANRLLQMYTRCGGTMADAHKLFDEMPDRNCFSWNTVIEGYMKFGDKDRALKLFDLMPCKNEFSWNVVIAGFVKACELGVARRLFNEMPRRNGIAWNSMIHGYARNGLAREALKLFKELNLNPLDESCGDTFVLASVIGACADLGAVECGKQIHARIVINDLECDSVLFSSLINLYAKCADLDSANYALNMMDEVDDFSLSALIVGYANCGRMNDAIRIFHRTSNTCFVVWNSLISGYVNNNEEMKAFALFGEMQKNGIQVDSSTITIVLSACSNIGNAQYGKQMHGYVCKVGLVDDVIVASAFIDAYSKCGNPESACKLFSEIKSYDTVLLNTMITAYCNLGRIEDAKKIFETMPSKSLISWNSMVVGFSQNGCPAEALNVFSKMNKLDLNMDRFSLASVISACAGISSVELGEQVFARAIIIGFDSDEVVATSLVDFYCKCGFVEIGRRLFHTITKSDEVSWNSLLMGYATNGHGLETLALFNEMKQAGVRPNNITFTAVLSACDHCGLVEEGWKLFNVMKHDYHIDPGIEHYSCMVDLLSRAGCLKEAIDLIEHMPYEVDASMWSSVLRGCVAHGEKGLGEKVAQRIIQLDPESSSAYVQLSGIFATTGDWGSSELVRKIMRQHQVKKHSGVSWAS; from the coding sequence ATGGACGTGGAACTTCAATCTGTAGCTCGCTCACTCCAATCCCTTAATGCCCAGAGTTCAATTTACCAAGGCAAACAGATCCACCTTCTTTTTCTCAAAAAGGGTCTCATAAATTCAACGCTTTCACTTGCAAATCGCCTTCTGCAGATGTACACTAGGTGTGGCGGGACTATGGCCGATGCACATAAACTGTTCGATGAAATGCCCGACAGAAACTGCTTTTCTTGGAACACTGTAATAGAGGGCTACATGAAGTTTGGAGATAAAGACAGAGCGTTAAAGTTGTTTGATTTGATGCCTTGCAAGAATGAGTTTTCGTGGAATGTGGTGATTGCCGGATTTGTGAAAGCGTGTGAGTTGGGTGTTGCTAGGAGGTTGTTTAATGAGATGCCTAGGAGAAATGGCATTGCTTGGAATTCAATGATTCATGGATATGCTCGAAACGGGCTTGCTAGAGAAGCTCTTAAGTTGTTTAAGGAATTAAATTTGAATCCTTTAGACGAATCATGTGGGGATACTTTTGTTTTGGCTAGTGTTATTGGTGCTTGTGCTGATTTGGGAGCTGTTGAGTGTGGTAAGCAAATTCATGCTCGGATTGTAATTAATGATCTGGAGTGTGACTCTGTGTTATTTAGTTCattgattaatttatatgcAAAATGTGCTGATTTAGACAGTGCAAACTATGCTTTGAATATGATGGATGAGGTTGATGACTTTTCTCTGTCAGCACTTATCGTGGGCTATGCAAATTGTGGTAGAATGAATGATGCTATAAGAATATTTCACAGAACAAGCAATACATGTTTTGTGGTATGGAATTCTCTAATCTCCGGTTATGTCAACAATAATGAGGAAATGAAGGCATTTGCACTATTTGGTGAGATGCAGAAAAATGGAATTCAGGTAGACTCTTCCACAATAACAATTGTTTTGAGTGCCTGTAGCAACATTGGAAATGCTCAGTATGGTAAACAAATGCATGGCTATGTTTGTAAAGTTGGGTTAGTTGACGACGTCATTGTTGCTTCTGCTTTTATTGATGCATATTCCAAGTGTGGAAATCCTGAAAGTGCATGCAAATTGTTCAGTGAGATCAAGTCCTATGACACAGTCTTGCTCAACACTATGATCACAGCGTATTGTAATTTGGGTAGAATTGAAGatgcaaaaaaaatatttgagacAATGCCGAGTAAAAGCTTGATTTCATGGAATTCAATGGTAGTGGGTTTCTCTCAAAATGGTTGTCCAGCTGAAGCATTGAATGTTTTTAGCAAAATGAATAAACTAGAtttgaatatggatagatttaGCCTTGCTAGTGTGATCAGTGCTTGTGCTGGCATCTCCTCTGTTGAACTTGGTGAGCAGGTTTTCGCAAGAGCAATTATCATCGGGTTTGATTCTGATGAGGTTGTTGCTACTTCCCTAGTTGATTTTTATTGCAAGTGCGGTTTTGTTGAGATTGGTAGAAGATTATTCCATACAATAACAAAATCAGACGAAGTGTCTTGGAATTCATTACTGATGGGGTATGCCACAAATGGCCATGGCTTGGAAACATTAGCACTCTTTAATGAAATGAAGCAAGCTGGTGTCAGGCCAAATAATATTACATTTACCGCAGTTTTATCCGCGTGTGATCATTGTGGCCTGGTCGAGGAGGGATGGAAATTGTTTAACGTAATGAAACACGACTATCACATTGATCCAGGAATCGAGCATTATTCTTGCATGGTTGATCTTCTGTCTCGTGCTGGTTGCTTAAAGGAAGCAATTGATCTTATTGAGCATATGCCTTACGAAGTGGATGCCAGCATGTGGTCATCCGTGTTAAGAGGTTGTGTCGCTCACGGAGAGAAGGGTCTTGGAGAAAAGGTGGCACAGAGGATCATTCAGCTAGATCCTGAGAGCTCCAGTGCATATGTGCAACTATCTGGCATTTTTGCTACCACTGGAGACTGGGGGAGCTCAGAGTTGGTTAGAAAGATAATGAGACAGCACCAAGTGAAAAAGCATTCTGGTGTCAGTTGGGCTAGTTAA